The following are from one region of the Leptospira selangorensis genome:
- the purF gene encoding amidophosphoribosyltransferase, translating into MSSIPNTSSLRTLVRDDKPKEECAIFGIFNSPEAANFTYLGLYSMQHRGQESSGIVSSDGEHLYRYAGMGLVANIFTEGKIRELTGSAAIGHNRYSTTGASFLRNAQPLRVESHLGPIALAHNGNLVNSWEVRSQLEKEGSIFQTTIDSEVIVHLMARSGETDLLSALSSALKKVRGAYSLVVLTKNQLIAVRDPNGFRPLVMGRRDDGSIVFASETCAFDITDTTYERDVEPGEMIVVDRTGTRSFYPFPPAKPALCIFEYIYFARPDSNIFGESVYKVRKALGNQLAQELPVEADVVIPVPDSANIAALGYSEASGIPFQSGLIRSHYVGRTFIEPDQKIRDFGAKIKYNVVKNVVDGKRVVIVDDSIMRGTTSRKIIKMIRNAGATEIHLRVSAPPTVSPCYYGIDIPTHNELIAATHTIEEIRKYLRVDSIAYLSVDSMHKAVNDHRGGGFCNACFTSDYPVEFQSDMGNQKSLFKEYEVEERV; encoded by the coding sequence ATGAGTTCGATTCCCAATACGTCCAGTCTACGGACCCTAGTCCGAGATGACAAACCAAAAGAAGAATGTGCTATCTTTGGGATTTTTAATTCTCCCGAAGCGGCCAATTTCACTTACCTCGGCTTGTACTCCATGCAGCATAGAGGCCAAGAATCGAGCGGGATCGTTTCCTCCGATGGAGAACATCTCTACCGCTACGCCGGAATGGGATTAGTAGCCAATATTTTTACCGAAGGCAAGATCCGGGAGCTAACCGGAAGCGCGGCTATCGGGCATAATCGTTATTCTACCACTGGCGCGAGCTTCTTAAGGAATGCTCAGCCTCTCAGAGTTGAGTCCCATTTGGGGCCGATCGCTCTGGCTCATAATGGAAACCTGGTAAATTCCTGGGAAGTTCGTTCCCAATTGGAAAAAGAAGGTTCCATTTTCCAAACTACAATCGACTCGGAAGTGATCGTCCACCTCATGGCTCGCTCAGGGGAAACAGATCTACTTTCTGCACTTTCTTCCGCTTTGAAAAAAGTGAGAGGTGCATATTCCCTTGTTGTTCTTACTAAAAACCAATTGATTGCAGTTCGTGACCCGAACGGTTTCCGTCCTTTGGTCATGGGAAGAAGGGACGACGGATCCATCGTATTCGCATCTGAAACCTGCGCATTCGATATCACCGACACCACCTACGAAAGAGATGTGGAACCGGGTGAGATGATCGTTGTGGATAGAACAGGAACCCGTTCCTTCTATCCTTTCCCTCCTGCAAAACCTGCTCTTTGTATTTTCGAATACATATATTTCGCGAGACCTGATTCTAATATTTTTGGTGAATCGGTTTACAAAGTCCGCAAGGCACTTGGAAACCAACTCGCTCAAGAACTTCCTGTAGAAGCTGATGTTGTGATCCCTGTTCCGGACTCTGCAAACATCGCGGCTTTAGGATATTCAGAAGCTTCCGGTATTCCTTTCCAATCAGGACTTATTCGTTCTCACTATGTAGGTAGGACTTTTATCGAACCGGACCAAAAGATCCGAGATTTCGGTGCTAAGATCAAATACAATGTAGTGAAAAACGTAGTGGATGGAAAACGTGTTGTGATCGTGGACGATTCCATCATGAGAGGAACCACCAGCCGTAAGATCATCAAGATGATCCGAAATGCAGGTGCCACTGAGATCCACTTAAGAGTTTCCGCTCCTCCTACAGTTTCCCCTTGTTATTACGGGATAGACATTCCAACCCATAATGAATTGATCGCTGCCACTCATACGATCGAAGAAATTCGAAAGTATTTGAGAGTGGACTCCATTGCTTACCTTTCAGTGGATTCTATGCATAAGGCAGTGAATGATCATAGGGGTGGTGGTTTCTGCAACGCTTGTTTTACCTCAGATTATCCTGTGGAATTCCAAAGCGATATGGGAAATCAAAAGAGTTTGTTCAAGGAATACGAGGTAGAAGAAAGGGTCTAA